From Juglans regia cultivar Chandler chromosome 8, Walnut 2.0, whole genome shotgun sequence, the proteins below share one genomic window:
- the LOC108985369 gene encoding calvin cycle protein CP12-1, chloroplastic, with product MAAAIAVLNLSSPRVSAKAADTPKSAQTIKLPWLGHPWKRSTQFGAGRMHVRPVAAAPDKISEKVADSIKGAEEACAGDPASGECIAAWDEVEELSAAASHARDRKKEADPLETYCKDNPETDECRTYED from the coding sequence ATGGCAGCAGCCATAGCCGTTCTAAACCTCTCGAGCCCTAGGGTCTCAGCCAAGGCAGCAGACACACCAAAGAGCGCCCAGACCATCAAGCTCCCCTGGCTCGGCCACCCTTGGAAGAGGTCGACCCAGTTCGGAGCGGGTCGCATGCACGTCCGACCTGTGGCTGCAGCCCCAGATAAGATATCGGAAAAGGTGGCGGACAGCATCAAGGGTGCAGAGGAAGCGTGCGCGGGCGACCCAGCAAGCGGGGAGTGCATTGCGGCATGGGACGAGGTGGAGGAGCTGAGCGCGGCTGCTAGCCATGCACGGGACAGGAAGAAAGAGGCAGACCCCCTGGAGACTTACTGTAAGGACAACCCGGAGACCGACGAGTGCCGTACCTATGAAGACTGA